In Eupeodes corollae chromosome 3, idEupCoro1.1, whole genome shotgun sequence, a single genomic region encodes these proteins:
- the LOC129951321 gene encoding uncharacterized protein LOC129951321 encodes MTTVKLKIKINNSYESEPSSGSGSSISEVIEFEKDQNICTKLNTHLFTITNNASEDKNDSLCNTSSDSKFGSSQESNFKGFTECEMKERTFPISKMGRKPKTKCYKESRQNQDAVKASRNQQTNSSSYDDIMIEQNSCNAVDIQLMNKNYFGNPEIKKKFPDLLSTELSFNGKIKSMTIAPPEIICQKQTTFKPPKLLNPVLEMGESSFLKYSNDRSPDLFEDDETDQGEADSVIYENEERLTEDINKSLNCPTESSFAEENVDGTLDDAANLLRQNIKREKELLKRIKTCLSGIPPPPSLTIPQLDMFSAIANNKEEILNFKTEVEEVASVIVCEEDGLFKPTHPLDEVLEMPWKDTLYVRGHGLSYNLCKASESIELLSLAVIERFIGAETSTSYTSNNSSSPSSAKKRNLRQKMLTQTSGYNRLSHLAKRRAAFSSANLATNLLKPQSCFLGGMQILLDKKKGKSRRKGTTPKRMTPSSKKKAGRKTPSSSARKRLVFRFDPAKPGPSRETSKRALFQSPAKQQRTQAAALKLSLKPEIATRVEKSKRALFSPDKPPQGSINLNEFGSLSQTSQSSLFGGNLDFLSLKRKRTEDDEATHNSKKIFRHENESLTPRSLKIKSQSFCIGAGSTNAISNSKDMLRSNNNNNPSIIPLSKNSSGRPITKAFSDTTFHSSNLLTENHRKKLLWAVSQALQSKQINVAHASFKQFASVLARVVKRIFQEYFLKTNTSTSDTMLRLAKKYVCDVIFGKSADEIYIFAKSKIEEEKKVSSVRLSGYIAPDEFETRKLVLNQSSLCSFENSMDSTFVLSQNSSVSVSQPAHNIKNLDDVLIKSKSAIRLAIQPNASLQKSSSKNNIDGIPLRENLDCEQRWSDQKKFTGVDQQNVSPYSSSKVRSASQTLSFRSSLYDLSTSTAKAKRQISFDTL; translated from the exons atgacaacagtaaaattgaaaatcaagaTCAATAACAGTTATGAATCAGAGCCATCATCTGGGAGTGGG tCATCTATCAGTGAAGTCATTGAGTTTGAAAAGgatcaaaatatttgtacaaaaCTAAATACTCATTTGTTTACCATTACAAATAATGCAAGTGAAGATAAAAATGATTCGCTTTGTAACACCAGCAGCGATTCGAAATTTGGTTCTAGCCAGGAATCAAATTTCAAAGGTTTTACTGAATGTGAAATGAAAGAACGAACTTTTCCAATTAGTAAAATGGGCCGCAAACCAAAAACGAAGTGTTATAAAGAATCTAGACAAAATCAAGACGCTGTTAAAGCTTCGCGAAATCAACAAACAAATTCAAGTTCTTATGATGATATAATGATAGAACAAAATAGTTGCAATGCCGTAGACATTCAGCTAAtgaacaaaaactattttgggAACccggaaataaaaaagaaatttcctGATCTTCTTTCGACTGAACTGTCTTTTAATGGAAAGATTAAAAGTATGACGATAGCACCACCCGAAATAATTtgccaaaaacaaacaacattcaAACCGCCGAAATTGCTCAACCCTGTCCTCGAAATGGGTGAgtcatcatttttgaaatattcaaacgACAGATCTCCTGATCTGTTTGAAGACGATGAGACTGATCAAGGAGAGGCAGATTCAGTAATCTATGAAAACGAAGAAAGGCTAACAGAGGATATAAATAAATCTCTTAATTGTCCGACAGAGTCGAGTTTTGCCGAGGAAAATGTCGATGGCACACTTGATGATGCTGCAAATTTACTTCGACAGAACATCAAAAGAGAGAAAGAACTTTTGAAGCGAATAAAAACTTGTTTGTCGGGTATCCCACCGCCTCCATCATTAACTATTCCTCAATTAGATATGTTTTCTGCCATTGCAAATAATAAGGAAGAGATACTTAACTTTAAAACGGAAGTAGAAGAGGTAGCTTCGGTAATTGTTTGCGAAGAAGATGGGCTTTTTAAACCAACACATCCTCTTGACGAAGTCTTAGAAATGCCATGGAAAGATACACTTTATGTTCGAGGACATGGCCTGAG ctATAATTTATGTAAAGCCTCAGAGAGCATAGAACTACTCAGTTTAGCGGTAATTGAAAGATTTATTGGTGCAGAAACTTCAACTTCATATACTTCTAATAACTCAAGCTCTCCTTCAAGTGCTAAAAAGCGAAACTTGAGACAAAA AATGCTAACACAAACATCGGGCTACAATAGGCTTAGTCACTTGGCAAAACGTCGTGCTGCATTTTCATCCGCAAATCTGGCTACCAATTTGCTTAAGCCACAAAGCTGTTTCTTGGGTGGAATGCAAATCTTATTAGATAAAAA AAAGGGGAAAAGTCGTCGAAAGGGAACTACACCTAAGAGAATGACACCCTCAAGCAAAAAGAAAGCAG GTCGAAAAACTCCTTCTTCATCTGCTAGAAAGCGTCTTGTATTTCGATTCGATCCTGCGAAACCTGGTCCTTCTAGAGAAACATCAAAACGAGCACTTTTCCAAAGTCCGGCCAAACAACAAAGAACCCAAGCTGCAGCACTTAAATTATCTCTGAAACCAGAAATAGCAACTCGAGTGGAGAAATCTAAGCGAGCTTTATTTTCGCCAGACAAACCGCCCCAAGGGTCAATAAATCTTAATGAATTTGGTAGTCTAAGTCAAACTTCACAATCGAGTCTGTTTGGAGGAAACCTAGACTTTCTATCACTCAAACGAAAACGCACCGAAGATGATGAGGCCACACATAATAGTAAAAAGATATTCCGTCATGAAAACGAAAGCTTGACTCCGCGTTCACTCAAAATAAAAAGCCAAAGTTTTTGTATTGGGGCAGGCTCCACAAATGCTATAAGCAACAGTAAGGATATGCtgcgaagcaacaacaacaacaaccctTCAATTATTCCATTATCGAAAAATAGTAGTGGACGGCCAATAACTAAAGCTTTTTCAGATACAACTTTTCATAGTTCTAATCTATTAACAGAAAACCATAGAAAG aaattgttGTGGGCAGTTTCACAAGCCTTGCAGTCAAAACAAATCAACGTAGCACATGCTAGTTTTAAACAATTCGCCTCGGTCTTAGCCCGAGTTGTTAAAAGGATATTTCAAGAGTATTTCCTGAAAACCAATACCAGCACCAGTGATACAATGCTAAG attgGCAAAGAAATATGTTTGCgatgtaatttttggaaagagtGCCGAtgagatatatatttttgctaagtccaaaatagaagaagaaaagaaggtGTCTTCGGTGAGATTATCGGGATACATTGCACCTGATGAATTTGAAACCCGTAAATTAGTCTTAAATCAAAGCAGTCTGTGCagttttgaaaactcaatggaCTCTACATTTGTGTTAAGTCAAAATTCATCAGTATCCGTATCCCAACCCGCCcataacatcaaaaatcttgaTGATGTATTGATTAAATCAAAAAGTGCAATTAGATTAGCTATACAGCCGAATGCTAGCTTGCAAAAGAGTTCTTCTAAAAACAATATCGATGGGATACCTCTCAGGGAGAATTTGGATTGCGAGCAACGTTGGTCAGATCAAAAGAAATTTACTGGAGTTGATCAACAAAACGTCAGCCCCTATTCGAGTTCAAAAGTCAGATCGGCCAGCCAAACATTATCTTTTCGAAGCAGTTTGTATGATCTTAGCACCAGTACTGCCAAAGCTAAAAGGCAAATTTCATTTGACACCCTATAA